TCCGTGCTTTGGATGCGCGCTTCTCGTGCGCTTCCTCGGCCCTGTACGGGCGTAACCGGCCGTGCGACACCGTCGCATCAGCCACCCCAGCCGCACCACTCCAGAAGGGAAGAACCCCACGAGCCTTGCCCGGCAACCGCGGAGAAGACGACGGCCGCGGGAGCGGCGACGACACGCTCACCCTCCGCGAGCGCACCCCCGATTCTCCTTGGGCCGCGTTCGCGCGGCTGATGGAGGGCAACGAGCCCATGACCTCGGGGACGCCGCTGATCGTCGTCCTCGGGCACCAGCGCTGCGGTGCGGTCAAGGCGGCGTACAAGGCGCTCAAGGAGGGCAAGCCGCTGCCGGGCAACCTGCGGTCGATCGCCGAAGCCCTCCGCCCGGCGTACGCGGTGGTCTCCAAGGAGAAGCACGCCGACCCGGTGGACGCCATGGTCCGCGTCCACATCGAGCAGACCTCCGCCGATCTGCGCTCCAACGCCGATCTCGCCCCGCTGGTGAAGAAGGGCGACCTCGCCGTCGTCAGCGCCTACTGCTCGCTCGACACCGGCCGGGTGGAAGTCCTGACCGGCGCGCCGTCCGCGTGACCCAGCGGCGGCCGGCCGACGCGGATGCCCTTTCAGGCCCGCCCGACCCGCAGGACGTCGAGCGCTGTGAGTGCCACGTGCAGTTCGGTGCGCTGTTCGCCTGACTCGAGGTCGCAGTCGAGGATCCGCTCGATGGTGCGCAGACGTTGGTAGACGGTCTCGCGGGACAGGCCGCCGGAGCGGGCGGCCACCGTCTTGTTGCCTGCCGCGTCCAGGTAGTGGCGCAGGGTGGTGAGCAGGTCGGTGCCGTGGCGGGCGTCGTGGTCGGCGAGCCGGCCGAGCCGGCGTTCGGCGTAGTCCTGGATCCGGGGGTCTTCGCGGAGGGCGAAGAGGAGGCGGCGCAGGCCGATGTCGGATCGCTCGTGGTAGGAGCGTCCCGGCGGGAGCGGCCGGCCGGGCTCGGTCGCTTCGGCGACACGGGTCGCCTCACGGAAGGAGCGGGCGACGGCGGGGAGGCCGGTCGCCTCGCTGCCCACGCTCACCGTTGTCCCCGGCACCAGCTCGAGTGCGGTGCGACCGAGGTGTTCGACGACGGGTCGCCACGGCTGGTCGGGGCGCAGGGACAGCAGGACGGCGAGGCGGGTCGGTCCGAGGAGACCGACGAGGGCTTGTGTTCCCTTCTTCCTCAGCTCCTCGGAGAGGAGTTCCTCGGCCTTCGCCGTGTCGTCCTCGGGGCGGACGTCCGCGAGCACGGCGATGAAGCGGGAGTCCCTGGTGGGCAGGCCCAGCGCGGCGACCTGGGCCTCGGCGTCGGCGGGCGAGCGGTGGCGCTGTTCGACGAGGTCGCGCAGGACGCCGCGGTGCGCGGTGCGTTCCCAGGGAGTGGGGTGGGTGAGGCGGGCGATGGTGAGGGCCATCGCGGTCCTCTCCAGGACCGTGACGTCCTCGGGGCCGAACGGGCCGAAGGCCGGGGGAGCGTCCGGGCCGGGCGGGGTCGGGCCGGGCGGGGTCGGGAGCGTGGCGCGAGCCGGGGGCAAGACGTGAGTCGGGAGCGTGGCGAGGGTCGGGAGCATGGCGACCCGGCCCCAGCGTTCGCCCTGGTACTCCACGGGTGCCACGAGCCAGCCCTCGGGGCCGGAGACGGTGGTGTGGTCGGCGGGCGGAGTCGCCCGGGAGCGCTGTTCCCAGTCGGTGAGCGCCGCCTCGACCGTGTCGCCGGAGGGCTCGCAGACGAGCGCCTGGTGCACCAGGTTCTCCAGCACGACGGTGTGGCCGCTCATCTCGGCGGCGGCGCGTACGACGTCCTCGGGCCCGGCGCCGCGCAGGGTGAGGGCGGTGAACGCCTCGTGCACGCGCTGGGTCCGCCGCATCACCTCGGCCTGGTTGCCGAGGATGAACGCGTGGACGACCTGGGTGACCTCCAGGAAGTTGACGTCCTTGGCCAGGGTGACGAGGGGCAGACCGCGGGCCCGGCAGGCGTGGACCAGGGCGTCGGGCGGGCGGTGGTAGCGGCGGACCAGTTCGATGACGAGGGCCGCCGCGCCGATGTCGGCGAGTTCGTCGACGTAGCGGCGTACGCCGGCCGGCTCCTCGGGCAGGGGCATGCCGGTCGTCAGGACGAGTTCGCCGCCCTTGAGGAAGGAGGCGGGGTCGGTCAGCTCGGTGATGTGGACCCAGCGGACGGGCCGGTCGAGCCGTGCCAGGCCGGTGACGACCTGGGGCTGTCCGGCGGCCAGGACGGGAAGGGCGAGCACGTCGGCCACGGTGAGCGGGCGGCCGACGGCATCCATCTCTGGTCCCGGCACGGAGGCGTCAGGCCCTGGAGCCGCGTGGTGGTTCTCGCTCACGGTGCCTCCATGGGGGTCTCCTGCTCGCGACCCCGAGTTCGGGACGTGCCCTGTCACTCTGACAAGCACCGCTGACCTGCGCAAGAGCCCGCAGACGGCGGCGGCGAGACGGGCGGGCGGGGTACAGGGCCCGGTATGCCTGACACAACGTCCGGATACCGCGTCCCGGCCGGACAGATCGCGCGTTGGCCCCGCCCTGGTCCACGGAGATGCTCAGAAAGACCGGAGCAGACCGCCGAACCCGCCGGGAGACGAACATGACCGCACTGTCGCCGCACCTTCGCCAGGCCACACCCGTGACGGCGGTCCGGGGCGAGGGCGTCCACCTCTACGGCGAGGACGGCCGCCGCTACCTGGACTTCACCGCCGGCATCGGCGTCACCAGCACTGGACACTGCCACCCCAAGGTCGTGGCGGCGGCCCAGGAACAGGTCGGCACGCTCATCCACGGCCAGTACA
This genomic window from Streptomyces sp. DG2A-72 contains:
- a CDS encoding PucR family transcriptional regulator; amino-acid sequence: MDAVGRPLTVADVLALPVLAAGQPQVVTGLARLDRPVRWVHITELTDPASFLKGGELVLTTGMPLPEEPAGVRRYVDELADIGAAALVIELVRRYHRPPDALVHACRARGLPLVTLAKDVNFLEVTQVVHAFILGNQAEVMRRTQRVHEAFTALTLRGAGPEDVVRAAAEMSGHTVVLENLVHQALVCEPSGDTVEAALTDWEQRSRATPPADHTTVSGPEGWLVAPVEYQGERWGRVAMLPTLATLPTHVLPPARATLPTPPGPTPPGPDAPPAFGPFGPEDVTVLERTAMALTIARLTHPTPWERTAHRGVLRDLVEQRHRSPADAEAQVAALGLPTRDSRFIAVLADVRPEDDTAKAEELLSEELRKKGTQALVGLLGPTRLAVLLSLRPDQPWRPVVEHLGRTALELVPGTTVSVGSEATGLPAVARSFREATRVAEATEPGRPLPPGRSYHERSDIGLRRLLFALREDPRIQDYAERRLGRLADHDARHGTDLLTTLRHYLDAAGNKTVAARSGGLSRETVYQRLRTIERILDCDLESGEQRTELHVALTALDVLRVGRA
- a CDS encoding carbonic anhydrase; the protein is MPGNRGEDDGRGSGDDTLTLRERTPDSPWAAFARLMEGNEPMTSGTPLIVVLGHQRCGAVKAAYKALKEGKPLPGNLRSIAEALRPAYAVVSKEKHADPVDAMVRVHIEQTSADLRSNADLAPLVKKGDLAVVSAYCSLDTGRVEVLTGAPSA